The following nucleotide sequence is from Kiritimatiella glycovorans.
TTGCCGAGGACCGCGGTGTCCGCATCATACGTCGTGATAAACGCGGGATCGGTTCCGGCGACCGGGCTGTTGTCGTACTCCGTATACGAGGATCCGCCGAAGGCATCCTGCACATACAGGTTGCCGTGGTCGCCATAGATAAACTGACCACTCGTGGTGTGGCCCAGCGCCCACGTATTGAACAAGCCGGCATTGTCCGGCAGGGTATAGGTCGTCCAGGTTTCGGCCATGGACGTCGCCGCGACCGCCAGAAGCAGCGCGACGGTGAGTACACGGGTAAGTCCGTGTCCTTTCATGTCTTCTCTCCTCAGTTGGTGGGGCCCTAACGCGGAACCCCGGTCCATTACACGGTGAGCCCCGGACGCGGAAGAGGAGAGACGACAGACGGTCAGGCCTGCGGTCTCACCCCGTACGCGAGGGAGAGCACCACTACACAGGTTCCCGGAGGTCGTTTTCCGGCTCGCGGGGTCAGTTCTCCCCGCACACGGTTGCGCGACAGCGTCCGATTTTCACGGAACTTGCCGACCTTCCGGCAACCGGGAGACCGTAGGCTTCCGCACGGCAGGTGTCAAGGGGTTCGAATTTTTTTTTTGGACTTACCCCAGTTTTCAGCCGAACCCCGGAAACCACGTTTGCGGGAAGCTTGAGACAGGAGGCGAACGGGGATGCGGGCTGCGCGATGCGCCGATGCGGGAGAGAAGAGCGGCGATGCCATCGGCGAGCGCGTAATAGTGGAACTCTGCGATACCGAAGAAGCGTTTTGAGGCCTTGATGGCATAGGCCGAGAGAACGGCCCGTTTTACCGAGCTGCCCAGCCAGACCGCCGAGAAGTAGATCGCGGCAAGCACGAGCGCCATCATGTTCTGGAGGCGCTGGTACGAGAGGACGCGGACGTCTTCGAGCTTGTAGCTCTGCTTGATAAAGCGGAGGGCGTCTTCTACGAGCCAGCGTGAAATATAGCCCTCAACGATGAACCATATCGACTTGCGGCTCTTCGTCACCTCTTCGGTGGTCAGCAGCATCATGGGCTTCCGGCCAAAGCCTTTGACCACGATCAGGTAAAGCCAGGGTTTCTTCCCCGGCATCCTGACTCGCCGGAAACCGTACTCGATCTGATAAGTCTTCTCGCCTTCGCGAGTCTCTTTGACGAGCTGATCGCGATAGAGCATGGGGCAACTCTCCGCCAGATCCAGGGCCCGGCTGTTCTTGCCGCGATAGCGCAGATGGCGGCTGCCCGTCAGCCTGATGATAAATCGCCAATGATTACGGAGAAGGTGGTTATAGATCTTGCAGCGGTCGCCGCCGCGGTCGATCACGTAGATGCCTCGTCTAGAGACCGCCCGGCTGATCATGTTGATGATCTCCCGCAACTGGTGGTTCTCGCTGATAAAGTCCGGAGCTTCGGCCGACCACAGGCGATGATGCAGCGGCAGCATGCGGCGCTTGCCCACTTCACAGGCCACGGCCAGGCAGCTCCAGTACCCGTTGACGATCTGCCCCGTGCTGCCGTCACGCACCCGGCCAAGAAAGGGCATCGCTTCGGCGTAGTTCTTCCGGATATCACTCGGGTCCAGAATGATCAGCGTGTCTTTGTGTATCTTGCGCGAGGCGGAGGATGCGATCTCTTTGATTTTTTGGTTCTTTCTCGAATTTTGTGGATGAAAGCGTGAGACATCGCCCCAGATCTGCGCAAATGGTTGTGAACGCAATCATATACAGCAGGAGGAAGCGATGTCTCAGAAGTCATTGTTCACAGATTTGCTCGGGATTCAAGGATGGGGCGTAGTCGCCGGTGGAATTCGTATCGAGGAAGATGGCAGTGTGACGGTTCGAATCGATCGACGCAGTGTTGGTTACAGCTGTGGTCAGTGCGGGGAGGGGCTGTTGTTCACATACGACACGCAGCCACCGCGACGGATCCGGGACTTCCCGATCTGGGGCCGACAGTGCTACTTGGAAGTCGAGTTCGTCCGTGTGGATTGCCCTCGTTGCGGCGTGGTCATCGAGGGCTTGGACTGGGTTGAACGGTATGCTCGCCAGACCGTCCGTTATGAGAAGTACGTGGCAGGCTTGTGCGATCTGCTGCCAGTCAGCGATGTGGCCGCCCTGGAGGGCCTGAGTAAAGATGCCGTTTACCGAATGGACAAGAAGTGGCTGCAACGGCGTGATGCCAAGCGAGAGGAGCGCACGGTGCGATATCTGGGGATCGATGAGATCTCGCTGCGCAAGGGGCACCGCTACGCCACGGTTTTCTATGACTTGGAGCGCAAGGAGGTGATCGGCTTGGTAAAGACACGCAAGGAGCGCGCTGTGGGCGGGTTCTTCCGCTGCTTCGGTCGCAAGCGCTGCAAGGCTGTCGAGGCCGTGTGCATGGACCTCTGGCAGCCCTTCCTGAACAGCGTCCGACGGCACTGCAAGAACGCCGTCGTTGTCTTCGATAAGTTCCATGTCTACAAGTACCTCAGTGATGCCATTGAGGCCGTACGTCGCCACGAGCAGTCCATATGCTCTGACGAAGAGGGCAAGCTGATCAAGGGCACGCGCTGGCTCTGGCTCAGGGCCTCACGCAACCTGAAGCGCAAACACAAACAGACTCTCGAACAGATCATGGCAATCAACCGACAATTACAGAAAGCGTACCTGCTCAAGGAGGACTTCGAGGCGTTCTACGCGTGCTCGACACGCGAAGAGGCCGAAGCCTTCCTGAAGGGGTGGATCAAGCGGTGTAAGCAGAGCCGGCTGGAGCCATTCATCAAGCTCGCCAAGCGCCTGGTCCGGTGGTCGCACGGCATCTTCTCCTACTTCGAATATCGCATCACCAACGGCGTGGCCGAGGGCATCAACAACAAAATCAAAGTACTCAAACGCAGGAGCTATGGCTTCCACGATGAGCACTACTTCTTCCTCAAAATACTCAATGCAACTGGAGCCCTACCCAGCTTCGAGCAACTCAGTGACCCACAATTATAGCGAAAGAACCGATTTTTTTTTGCTGCCCCGGCCAAAACCCAGGGGATCCTGCCCTTTAAATATTTGAATTGGAATGCTTTAGATGCATCAATGCCGTTGCGCGCATTCCACTATCCACGACGAAATGCCCTTTCCCGTTGTCAACGATAGCGGGTCTTGAAGATCTGTTCCTGCCGGTAGAGCGGCAGGTGGTCGCAGAACTTGCCCAGGATGATGTGAACGATCAGGCCGACCGAGGCCATCGAGTTCTCAACCAGCCGTTTGGGTGCCGGGGCGCTCTTCCGCTGCGGCCTGCTTGAGACGCTGTCCGCGCATCTTGTTGCTGTACCATCCGTAGTAGCGGACGAGTTGGAAGTTTTTGTCGGGGATGTGCTGGGTGATGGCGGCGATAAAGTCGCAGGGGGTGAAAACCTCAAAGTTGCGTCGAATCTTGGGGTTCATGCCGGAGCGGTAGATGATCGTTCCGGTCGCCAGGTCAGGATGCATTAATCGAATTGGAGGGGATTCATTTTCCAGCTGTGAACTTTGATTTCCTTCATTGAACCGGCCTCGACCGTGAAATCGCCGACTTCGTCCGTTCGAAACCAAGCGCTCAGCACATCGCCTTCAGGAGTGTAAATTTCTATCATCGAACGATCCAAATAAAGCGTAAAGCTGACTTCTTCTTTATCATTCAAGCGAAGCGGAACGCTGTAGGGTTGGTTGTCGGGACTTGCCGCCGAAGATCTGTTCTGAGTAAGTATTAATCGTTCTTTATGAGCACTGTAGCTCAACGTGAATTCGTCGGATCCTTTGGCAAACTTCAAACGGCTGTTCCCCGATTCGCCGGGAGTTACGGAAATGCGATTTTCGGATGTGTCCGAAACAGTGCCCAAGTGCTTGAAGCCATCGATTTTATGCTCCCGAAAAGACTTCCCGGGCTCTGAAGTATTACGTAGTTCTTCCAGCTCCCTGGCCGGAAGAAAAGCCAAAGTGTAATCATCCCTTATTCTAATTTCCCTGGGTAGAGAGTAAGTGGAAAACCAACCCTTGCGTAATGCTTCCCAGTTGTTTCCGTGTCGTCCTTGATACTGCCACACGACGGTTCTTCCGGTATCATCCGTAAATCCGTGCCACATGTTGTAAGGACGATAACGCGGATTAGAGTTATAACCGTAGTCGGAGATGCCGCTCCCAAGCAATTCAAACGATTCGTTTTCAAATCTTCCAACGATATAGTCGTGCCCGTTAGCTGCCGAGTCCTGAACGAGCGCTTTGTTTGTCGACATGACGAGCAAATCGTTTTGAATAAAGGCTACGAGACATTCTTGCACTCCGACTCCAACCTCCGCCTCGAAAAGCAATTTAACATAAGTCCAATCAATTCCATTCTCGGATCGATAAAGATGGATATTCGATGACTCGCGCTCTGTGGAAACACCGGACGCAACCATATACCACCGATCATTTTTCTGAAAGACAGCAGGGTCGTTCCTTTGCTGAATAACCGGGGCATTTCCACGCAATTTCGGACGATTCTGCACCTCCCACTCATCCAACGAATCGTCTTTCGCGACCGCATACCCGACTCCCGGTCCTGCATCCCCTGCAACAACGGATGGGGTCCCGTATCGATCAATGTAAAACGCTCCGTTTGCATCAAAACGTTCAGGCATCAAAGGGGTATGCACTTTCCACTTCAACAAATCGTCACTGCTTAGGTGAGCCCAGAACAGTTGCTCCAAGTCTAGATTGCGCGCTCCCCCCATGCTAACGACGGGAAACAGGTGCCAACGATCATTGAAGTAAAATCCATGCGTGTTGTATTGGAAACCTGGCAGAGTAAGATGATAGGTTGGATACATCGCCCTATCCGTTTCTCGCAGTTGCTTAACGTACTGTGCGGTATTCCTTTTGATCCACTCGAAGCGCTCCTTGCGGGGCATTTCTTTTGGGAAAAAGGCATTGCCCACTTCTTGATTCCAACCATTCAACGGCCCTTCCGCAGGGAGGTTTGTATCAACATGGCCTACTTTGAAAAGTCTAGCGATTTCACGATTATCCAGAGCACGATCCCAAAGGGCAACATGATCCACAAGGCCTCTGAAACGCTGCCCTTCAAAGTCAACACCCAGTGTTAAACGATTGTTTCTGTCGTAAGCACCCGGAGGGGGACCGCGATAACAGCGGCGTGAAATCAATCGTCCATTCACAAAAACCTCCGTCCAGCCAGTGAAGCCAGCCCAAACAGCCGTATCCGGTTTGCCCTCGGATCGTGGCTGCCAGCGGACACAAATATCCATCCAATCCCCGGTTTCCAAGTCGAGCGGCGCATGGACTGGCCGATGAACCGAACCAAGACGGGCGAAAACACCCAGATTGCCCCGTTCTCCCCAATCGATATGAAAAGCAGACACCATGATATCCAAGCCTTTCGTGGCCAGACTCATCAGCCCCCCGTCTAGAAAGCCATCGGCGGCTCTCACTCGCACGAACAGCGTGGCCTCCTCCCAGGGCTCATCGATTTGCAAGGGGAGCGCATAAATACCCTTTGACAAGTCAACCGCCTTTCCATCTCCACCGGCTTGGATGGAAGCAACGTAATCGACGCCCTTCAACTCAACGACTCGAGTGTCGTCTGCGTCCCCCGAAACGGAACTCCGGGCATCCGAAAAATCAAAAAAGAATGTGGCCTTTTCCAAATCGTTATGAACCTCGTTCGAGTGCCCTTTAGGCGTTTGGCTACCCGCTCCGGCTGTCGTGGCGTTAAAGCTGTCTTCGAAGACCTGCGCGCCGGCCGGGGAGGCGCCGAGGAGCGCCGCCAGACAGGCGGTGAGGGCGAGGGGGAATTTGAATTTCTTTTGCATGATACTGCTGGGTCGCAGATCGGTTTGAGGATTTCGATACGGAGGATGATTTTTTGGATCAGAACCAATGGAAGTCAACCAGAAAAGTTATTCAGGCGCTCCCCGCTCCCGTCCGCCACGCCCGGGGAATCCGGCTTCACTTCGGCAGGAGCTGTCCCTGGTTCGATCTCATCGAAGATATCGCACGGGCGCGAATGCCGGGCTGAATCCCCGCACCTAAGAGGAAACAACGGTAACCGACAGGCAATCGGAGGATACACCGTGCCGCCTTCAGAAAAATAACGCCTGTTTCGGCGGTCAACCGCCGTTTTGACCGTCCGATTCAGGCGAACCCGCAAGCCCGAAGCATGAAAAGTCGGAAGGCAGACCCTCGTGAAGACTCTGGAATCCAAACATCAGGGGTTGCCCAGCACCGCACAGATTATCTCACGGATTCAGGAAATCTTTAGATTTTGCGTTTGACCCCTGCGCCCTTCGTCCGACGCGGTTTTAGGTTTCTGATCACCCGCCGACCTCGACCCCGGAGCGGTAGCGGGTTGGTCAGTGCCTACTTGTTCTGCCCGCTATCGTTTCGTGCTGTGCGTTCGGCCTGCCATAGATCCCAAACTCTCTAATTAATATTGCCGCTGCCCGATTCTCGCTTTCGATCCGGAATCGGAGTTTTGCATTGGCAGAAAAGGCGGCTCCGGTCCGATCCAACCGGATGAATCCGTAGTCGGTCGAATGATTGCGGAAGTCGCCTGGGCGGGGCTTGGATCCATGTTCGAGCCTTAGCAGTTCCGTCCACTTTCCCGCTTCCGAAAAATCCACAATCAATTGATCGCCGTCGCTGCAACCGTAGGCCAGGAAGCGGAAGGCGATTTTCACTTGTTCGAAGCCGGATAGGTCGAGCTGAGGCAGGGTTACTTCGTCGTCCTTGCCCGATGTGAGTCGAAGCGCCTCTTTGTCGCAATCGTATCCTTCGCCGCCTCGCGCGGACACGAATTGACCCGGGCCGTCCGAGAAAGTTTGGCTATTTCCGAATCTCTCAACGGGGTGATTTCGATTTGATGTCGATGGATACTGGTTCATCGGGCTGTCCTATACTGTGCGGAAACGGGTTGGGATTTGCGCAGGGATATCTACGTCTCCGACTGTGAGGAATATCATGTCAGTGAAGGCATCGAGCGTGCGGAATCCGCTGGCGCGGTTCTTGACGATTTTGACGATGCGGTTGAGCCCCTCGGCTATGGCATTGGTGAGCCGTGAGTTAACGAAAGCGAGGACGCCGAAGTAGTGCTGGCGCAGCGTGGTGACGAACTTGCGCAGAGGTTCCAGACGGCTTCGAAGGGCGGAGGTCGTCCAGCTCTTGAGGAAGCGTTCGGCAGCCCAGGGTGCCTTGTATTCCCAGAACTGCTCGAACTCGTCCTTCAGCCGCCATGCTCTATAGATGCGGTTGTTGGCCTTCTCAAGTGCCCGAAGGGTCTGGGTGTCGTCTTTGGATCGCGTTGAGGAGTGACGGTAGAGAAGCCAGCGCAGTCCCTTCAGAGCCTTGCGCTCGTCACCGCCGGCCAGCCGCCACTGCTCCTTACGCACACCGTCGACGGCCGTGTTGAGGGCTTTGACGATATGGAAACGGTCCAGGACAAGCGTGGCATTCGGACAGTGCGCCTTGATGGCCCCCATGAAGGCATCACTCATGTCGCAGCATGCCCACCGGATCTGTTTCTTCTGGTAGTCGCTGAGCACTTCATGGAAGAAAACATCAATGGTTTCGCGCTTCTTGCCCCTCCCGACCCACACCACACACGAGCGGTCCAGGTCGTAAACCAGTGTGGCGTACTTGTGGCCTTTGGCGTAGGAGATCTCATCGATGCCGATGGTCTTCAGCCCTCGAATCCGGTGACCGTCGCGGATACGGGTAATCGTCCGGTGGAGCACATCGGAGAGCGTGGAACGGGGGATACGCAGCAACTGGGCCGCCGCCTTCTGCGTCATGATCTGGCAGTACTTCAGCATCACGTACTCGAAGCGATAGGTGACACGCGCGAACCGCCCCGCCCAGGGGATCGCTTCAACCACCCGTCCGTGGGTCGGACACCAGATCTCCCGGGGGCAGTGTTGAAGCCATACGGTCCACCCGCAGACGGGGATGTCCCGCCACCGCCGCGGCTCGGGCATCACCCGAACAATGGTTCCGCGGCGGCCGCACTCCGGACACCGGCACCCGTTCTTGTGTGGCGTCACCGTCACCACGAAGTTGCTCCTCCCCTCGAAACCGAAGCCCACTACGCGCAGCCCCTTGAATCTCAACAGCTTCGCGACTACTCTGTTCCCGGTCATAGGTCGTGCTCCTTTCCTGCTGGTCGTCTTCGAACAACAACCAACAGTATGGACCGACCTATGGCCGTGTCACCTCCCTAAAGAAAGCCGTTGAGAGATTCGGATTGAGCCGAAAGTTTCTCTATAGATTTCTTCAAAGGCATTCGAACAATAGATATCGTCAAGGAAGCGAATGATCACTTGAGACGTGGATACGGGATCATCTTCGGGAGAATAGTGTCCGGTCTGCAGTTGAGGGTTCTCTTGTCCGAACGCCCCGGAGATGCTCGAAATGTATTCGTCCCGCCGGTTTCGCGAGTCCGGCATGTCCATGCTCTCCCAGATGACCAGATAGGGCTTGTCATAGGAGGAAGTCAGAAAATCCCAGGCTTTCTGATTGGCGATAGCTTCCGGCCGGGTGGCGTCTTCAGGGACCATTTCAGGAAATGCGCGAATCGAAGCCTGATAGTCACCCGTTGGATAAGGAGCGTCGTAGCCGGCTTCCTCGGCTTCCGTGCCGGGGGGCAAGCCCATGTTCTGCCGGGCGTCGTTGCGGAAGACCACCGCGCCGATAGGAACCTTGGGAACCGAACGGACAAAACTTCTCCAGCGATCATGGCGCTTTGCAATTCCCCATCGCCCCCGGTTCAATCCCGCATTCCCATTGATGAATCCATCGAAACGATCCGGGTAATGCTCCGCCATCAAACGGGCGCCAAGGGGATGACCGTAGTCGTGGCCGAAAAGCGTCACTCCATCCAGATTCAAATCAGGGTCGTTGTCCAATTGGGAAAACGCCTGATAGAGCCATTCGAGATGTCGGTCATAAGTATAATCCGATTCAGTAGCATCCCATAAGGCCCCATATCGGGGCACAGGACTTACGTAACCCCTTGCCCTGCAAGGGTCGCACTTTTTCTCCGAGCTATGTTTCATTTGATAATTTTCGCGATCAAGGATGCCCCTGTTTTTAAATGCGCCCGATGCTGTCCCACATCTCAGAGAGGGGACAACCCTAATCCGGGCAAATAGGCTTGTTGTGGGGCCCATTGCATCCGGAAGCTGCCCTGTGCTGTCCCATAGGATTTCAAATAAGCGAGCAGATGAAGCCGTTGCCACAGAACCGCGCGCAGGCAGGTAAACAACCGCGTAAAGCTGTGCGCCCAATCGCTGCAGGTATGCAGAAAGCGGAGCAACACGTACATCAGCAGCGCCGTCCAGAGCTGCCACTCAATCGCCTTGCGGTTGTGCCCGAGGAAGTCGCCCAGGTGCAGCGTCTGCTTGATCTGTTTGAAGAAGGTTTCGATGTTCCATCGCGCCTTGTACAGATCACAGATGCTCGAGGCCGCCCACTCGAAGTTGTTCGTAAAGAAGGTCATTATCCGATCCTCGCCGTTGATCTCGATGCGGGCCACGATCCGGCGCATGCGCTTCGGATAGTCCTTTCGCTTACCGGGATTCTGAACGAGCACGAGATCGTCACGCAGGATGCGCCCCGCGGGCTTCTTCACCAGCCGCTTCACGCAGCGCAAGTTCATGCTTTCTTTCACGCGGCTCACCCAGAAGATACCCCGCTCGGCCAGTCTGAACAGATGCGTATAGTCGATGTAGGCCATGTCAAACACGGCGATTTCACCCGCCTTGA
It contains:
- a CDS encoding IS4 family transposase: MPASRAGSKSAIFRQVCELIPPHLVPKLARKHGIKSRGITPWSHLVSMLYAQFTHAIGLNDVVDALRAHRAPMASIRGAKPPSRNGLSHANKTRDPKMAEELFWSVLEYFETLRPGFGGVKFRRLPRRFKRTVYALDSTTIKLFANCMDWAKHRRRKAAAKLHLRLNLESFLPAFAIVDSARGHDSTKAHELCAGLKAGEIAVFDMAYIDYTHLFRLAERGIFWVSRVKESMNLRCVKRLVKKPAGRILRDDLVLVQNPGKRKDYPKRMRRIVARIEINGEDRIMTFFTNNFEWAASSICDLYKARWNIETFFKQIKQTLHLGDFLGHNRKAIEWQLWTALLMYVLLRFLHTCSDWAHSFTRLFTCLRAVLWQRLHLLAYLKSYGTAQGSFRMQWAPQQAYLPGLGLSPL
- a CDS encoding ISL3 family transposase, whose protein sequence is MSQKSLFTDLLGIQGWGVVAGGIRIEEDGSVTVRIDRRSVGYSCGQCGEGLLFTYDTQPPRRIRDFPIWGRQCYLEVEFVRVDCPRCGVVIEGLDWVERYARQTVRYEKYVAGLCDLLPVSDVAALEGLSKDAVYRMDKKWLQRRDAKREERTVRYLGIDEISLRKGHRYATVFYDLERKEVIGLVKTRKERAVGGFFRCFGRKRCKAVEAVCMDLWQPFLNSVRRHCKNAVVVFDKFHVYKYLSDAIEAVRRHEQSICSDEEGKLIKGTRWLWLRASRNLKRKHKQTLEQIMAINRQLQKAYLLKEDFEAFYACSTREEAEAFLKGWIKRCKQSRLEPFIKLAKRLVRWSHGIFSYFEYRITNGVAEGINNKIKVLKRRSYGFHDEHYFFLKILNATGALPSFEQLSDPQL
- a CDS encoding ISL3 family transposase, translating into MTGNRVVAKLLRFKGLRVVGFGFEGRSNFVVTVTPHKNGCRCPECGRRGTIVRVMPEPRRWRDIPVCGWTVWLQHCPREIWCPTHGRVVEAIPWAGRFARVTYRFEYVMLKYCQIMTQKAAAQLLRIPRSTLSDVLHRTITRIRDGHRIRGLKTIGIDEISYAKGHKYATLVYDLDRSCVVWVGRGKKRETIDVFFHEVLSDYQKKQIRWACCDMSDAFMGAIKAHCPNATLVLDRFHIVKALNTAVDGVRKEQWRLAGGDERKALKGLRWLLYRHSSTRSKDDTQTLRALEKANNRIYRAWRLKDEFEQFWEYKAPWAAERFLKSWTTSALRSRLEPLRKFVTTLRQHYFGVLAFVNSRLTNAIAEGLNRIVKIVKNRASGFRTLDAFTDMIFLTVGDVDIPAQIPTRFRTV
- a CDS encoding transposase, coding for MHPDLATGTIIYRSGMNPKIRRNFEVFTPCDFIAAITQHIPDKNFQLVRYYGWYSNKMRGQRLKQAAAEERPGTQTAG
- a CDS encoding transposase; this translates as MRSQPFAQIWGDVSRFHPQNSRKNQKIKEIASSASRKIHKDTLIILDPSDIRKNYAEAMPFLGRVRDGSTGQIVNGYWSCLAVACEVGKRRMLPLHHRLWSAEAPDFISENHQLREIINMISRAVSRRGIYVIDRGGDRCKIYNHLLRNHWRFIIRLTGSRHLRYRGKNSRALDLAESCPMLYRDQLVKETREGEKTYQIEYGFRRVRMPGKKPWLYLIVVKGFGRKPMMLLTTEEVTKSRKSIWFIVEGYISRWLVEDALRFIKQSYKLEDVRVLSYQRLQNMMALVLAAIYFSAVWLGSSVKRAVLSAYAIKASKRFFGIAEFHYYALADGIAALLSRIGASRSPHPRSPPVSSFPQTWFPGFG
- a CDS encoding GH32 C-terminal domain-containing protein, which codes for MQKKFKFPLALTACLAALLGASPAGAQVFEDSFNATTAGAGSQTPKGHSNEVHNDLEKATFFFDFSDARSSVSGDADDTRVVELKGVDYVASIQAGGDGKAVDLSKGIYALPLQIDEPWEEATLFVRVRAADGFLDGGLMSLATKGLDIMVSAFHIDWGERGNLGVFARLGSVHRPVHAPLDLETGDWMDICVRWQPRSEGKPDTAVWAGFTGWTEVFVNGRLISRRCYRGPPPGAYDRNNRLTLGVDFEGQRFRGLVDHVALWDRALDNREIARLFKVGHVDTNLPAEGPLNGWNQEVGNAFFPKEMPRKERFEWIKRNTAQYVKQLRETDRAMYPTYHLTLPGFQYNTHGFYFNDRWHLFPVVSMGGARNLDLEQLFWAHLSSDDLLKWKVHTPLMPERFDANGAFYIDRYGTPSVVAGDAGPGVGYAVAKDDSLDEWEVQNRPKLRGNAPVIQQRNDPAVFQKNDRWYMVASGVSTERESSNIHLYRSENGIDWTYVKLLFEAEVGVGVQECLVAFIQNDLLVMSTNKALVQDSAANGHDYIVGRFENESFELLGSGISDYGYNSNPRYRPYNMWHGFTDDTGRTVVWQYQGRHGNNWEALRKGWFSTYSLPREIRIRDDYTLAFLPARELEELRNTSEPGKSFREHKIDGFKHLGTVSDTSENRISVTPGESGNSRLKFAKGSDEFTLSYSAHKERLILTQNRSSAASPDNQPYSVPLRLNDKEEVSFTLYLDRSMIEIYTPEGDVLSAWFRTDEVGDFTVEAGSMKEIKVHSWKMNPLQFD
- a CDS encoding IS66 family transposase; protein product: MASVGLIVHIILGKFCDHLPLYRQEQIFKTRYR